A genome region from Bacillota bacterium includes the following:
- a CDS encoding manganese efflux pump: protein MGFLEILFTAFGLSMDAFAISITNGATLKDLKTNTALKISGTFGLFQAGMPLLGWLIGINFEKYVTRFDHWIVFGVLSFIGAKMIYGARKENNNGDNNGKCLPEEAKKEVLTNITLFVLAVATSLDALSVGISFAFIGVPIFKSIILIGIITFVVCLAGVEIGKKCLLIFKNHAELFGGIILMLIGLKILLEHLNIFEIFRANYNVWK from the coding sequence ATGGGTTTTTTGGAAATTTTGTTTACGGCATTTGGATTATCCATGGATGCTTTTGCCATATCAATTACTAATGGAGCTACATTAAAAGACTTGAAGACTAATACTGCTTTAAAAATAAGCGGGACTTTCGGGTTGTTCCAGGCAGGAATGCCGCTGCTTGGATGGCTTATCGGTATAAATTTCGAGAAATATGTAACCAGGTTTGATCACTGGATTGTGTTTGGAGTGCTGAGCTTTATTGGAGCTAAAATGATATACGGAGCAAGAAAAGAGAACAATAATGGTGATAATAATGGGAAGTGCTTGCCGGAAGAGGCAAAGAAAGAAGTTTTAACCAACATAACGTTATTTGTACTTGCAGTTGCAACGAGCCTGGATGCATTATCTGTTGGAATAAGCTTTGCTTTTATAGGGGTACCGATTTTTAAATCCATAATTTTAATTGGAATAATAACGTTTGTTGTATGTTTAGCTGGGGTGGAAATTGGAAAGAAATGCCTCTTAATATTTAAAAACCATGCGGAATTATTTGGAGGTATCATATTAATGTTAATTGGACTGAAGATACTTTTAGAGCATTTAAACATTTTTGAGATATTCAGGGCTAATTACAATGTCTGGAAATAA
- a CDS encoding HAD family phosphatase, giving the protein MRVWDKIDFDFLEKRGIAVPDDLSTEIKNMTFKETALYFKERFKIPDPVEDIMDEWNDMAFYEYAHNIRLKAGVEKFLSLLKYKGIKIGLATTNCNKLLEAVLKNNEIRHYFDAISTADEVGKGKDQPDIYLLTAKKLGLKPEECVVFEDILPAVMGAKAAGMKVIGVYDECSQHEEEEIKKQADGYIISFEQYTKN; this is encoded by the coding sequence AAAAAAGAGGTATTGCTGTGCCTGATGATTTGAGTACTGAAATCAAAAATATGACTTTCAAGGAAACTGCTCTATACTTTAAAGAGAGGTTTAAAATTCCTGATCCTGTAGAAGACATTATGGATGAGTGGAATGATATGGCCTTTTATGAATACGCACATAATATAAGACTTAAGGCCGGTGTGGAGAAATTTCTTTCATTATTAAAATATAAAGGTATTAAGATAGGACTTGCCACTACCAATTGTAATAAGCTTTTGGAAGCAGTCTTAAAGAATAATGAAATACGGCACTATTTTGATGCCATATCAACAGCAGATGAAGTTGGAAAGGGGAAGGACCAACCCGATATTTACCTGCTTACAGCCAAAAAACTTGGCCTTAAGCCGGAAGAATGTGTTGTGTTTGAAGATATTCTCCCTGCGGTGATGGGCGCGAAGGCAGCAGGCATGAAGGTTATAGGAGTTTACGATGAGTGTTCCCAACATGAAGAAGAAGAAATTAAAAAGCAGGCTGATGGGTATATCATTAGCTTTGAGCAATATACCAAAAACTAA
- a CDS encoding sugar phosphate isomerase/epimerase: MKLGIHAYAWCSQWSNETLHLIERVKNLGLDFIEIPLMCLDTFDAPAVKEKLKQVGIEACTSTVLLNDTDITSEDKSIRQKGVDYLKACVKATAEIGASSFSGVVYSQHVKPAVRRPTEREWEYSADCLREVAKFAQDYGVNIGLEPVNRYETYLINTCEQALKLKEMIGEPNIKIHLDTYHMNIEEKSFYKATKMAGKDLIHYHLCENDRGIPSTGLVDWDGIFKALAEINYRGYAALESFVDCTDNMNTWVWRQLAKDGDTLVREGVAFIRSMQNKYGL, translated from the coding sequence ATGAAACTTGGGATTCACGCATATGCATGGTGTTCGCAATGGAGCAATGAAACACTCCATTTAATTGAAAGGGTTAAAAATCTTGGTTTGGATTTTATTGAAATTCCCTTAATGTGCCTTGATACTTTTGATGCACCTGCCGTAAAGGAAAAACTTAAACAGGTAGGCATAGAAGCTTGCACATCTACAGTGCTCTTAAACGATACGGATATTACCAGCGAGGATAAATCTATCCGTCAAAAGGGAGTGGATTACCTTAAGGCCTGTGTAAAAGCCACTGCAGAAATAGGCGCTTCCAGTTTTTCAGGCGTTGTATATTCCCAACATGTCAAGCCTGCTGTCAGAAGGCCTACTGAACGTGAATGGGAATATTCTGCGGATTGTCTTAGAGAAGTAGCGAAGTTCGCCCAGGATTATGGTGTAAATATAGGGCTTGAACCGGTTAACAGGTATGAAACATATCTAATCAATACCTGTGAACAGGCTTTAAAACTTAAGGAAATGATAGGAGAGCCAAACATAAAAATACACCTGGATACATATCACATGAATATAGAAGAAAAATCTTTTTATAAAGCAACCAAAATGGCAGGTAAGGATCTTATCCATTATCACCTTTGTGAAAATGACCGCGGTATCCCCAGCACCGGCCTTGTTGATTGGGATGGAATTTTCAAGGCCCTGGCAGAAATTAATTATAGAGGGTATGCTGCTCTTGAATCTTTTGTCGACTGTACCGATAACATGAATACCTGGGTATGGAGGCAACTGGCCAAAGATGGCGACACTCTTGTAAGGGAAGGAGTTGCTTTTATCCGCAGCATGCAGAATAAATACGGTTTATAA